A portion of the Candidatus Manganitrophaceae bacterium genome contains these proteins:
- a CDS encoding electron transfer flavoprotein subunit beta/FixA family protein, with amino-acid sequence MNIAVCIKQVPASESKVKPSADGKDIDRTGLTYIVNPYDEFGLEEGLRIKERLKVGQVTAITTGPDKAAEALRNCLAVGADQAIHIKDPALEGGDTYTTALVLAAALKRNPYDVIFFGKHAIDDDLGAVGVEVAELMGLPHVAAVARLEIDAEKKQAVAHRQIEGAIEVVEVKLPAIFTCQKGMNEPRYASLPGIMKAKQKPLTVLSLADLGIDPNQAGAGGAKLIVERIESPAVRSAGKVIEGEPAQAVAELIRLLREEVKVL; translated from the coding sequence ATGAATATTGCAGTCTGCATCAAGCAGGTCCCGGCATCGGAGTCGAAGGTAAAACCTTCCGCCGACGGAAAAGATATCGATCGAACCGGCCTCACCTATATCGTGAATCCTTACGATGAATTCGGTCTGGAAGAAGGGCTCCGAATCAAAGAGCGGCTGAAGGTCGGCCAGGTCACCGCAATCACCACCGGTCCCGACAAGGCGGCCGAAGCACTCCGGAATTGTCTGGCGGTCGGGGCCGACCAAGCGATCCATATCAAAGATCCGGCGCTGGAAGGAGGAGACACTTATACAACGGCGCTCGTTCTGGCCGCCGCGTTGAAGCGGAATCCATACGATGTCATCTTTTTCGGAAAGCATGCGATTGACGATGACCTCGGCGCCGTCGGGGTCGAGGTCGCCGAACTGATGGGCCTCCCTCATGTCGCCGCCGTAGCCAGGTTGGAAATCGACGCCGAGAAAAAGCAGGCGGTCGCCCACCGTCAGATTGAAGGGGCGATCGAGGTCGTTGAAGTCAAGCTTCCCGCGATCTTCACCTGTCAGAAGGGGATGAACGAGCCTCGCTATGCCTCGCTTCCGGGGATCATGAAGGCAAAGCAGAAGCCGCTGACGGTTCTGTCGCTTGCCGATCTCGGCATCGATCCGAACCAGGCCGGCGCCGGCGGAGCAAAGCTCATCGTGGAGAGGATTGAATCTCCGGCCGTTCGCTCGGCGGGGAAGGTGATTGAAGGGGAGCCCGCCCAAGCGGTGGCGGAGCTGATTCGGCTGCTGCGGGAAGAGGTTAAAGTTCTCTAA
- a CDS encoding patatin-like phospholipase family protein, translating into MIQENGPDSQAGLEGKSPRAKRALVLAGGGIPGWMYEIGCLTALDDFFDGFSVNDFDIYVGTSAGAAVAALIANGVRPRSIYEDIKNDRKTPYNFARRDIYSFGYQETFHILKKFLKSLYQIGRYYIRSGRPVSILDLLDLLQESLPSGIFTLKNFDLYLSNFFSQEGYTNDFRKLKKELYIPAVDVDLGRYDVFGEGEFAGIPISQAVIASAAMPILFQPVHINGKDYIDGGVGRVAYMDIAMNHGAEMMWVINPIQYIVNDRNHVRLPSLSADGQSVGIKDKGLSYIYDQAMRVNTSTRMYLAMKRYIFEHPTKQFILTQPKPSEAFMFAHHAISYNSRVQVLRYGYHSTMQTLKEEFVYYKDCLNRNQIEATLDKFKEP; encoded by the coding sequence ATGATACAAGAAAATGGTCCCGATTCTCAGGCCGGGTTAGAAGGGAAAAGTCCACGGGCAAAACGGGCGCTTGTCCTTGCCGGCGGGGGGATTCCCGGCTGGATGTATGAAATCGGATGCTTGACGGCGCTGGATGATTTCTTTGACGGCTTCTCGGTCAATGATTTCGATATTTATGTCGGCACCAGCGCCGGGGCCGCCGTCGCCGCGCTCATTGCCAATGGCGTCCGGCCTCGATCCATTTATGAGGATATTAAGAACGATCGGAAAACGCCGTATAACTTCGCCCGGCGGGACATCTACAGCTTCGGCTATCAAGAGACCTTCCATATCCTCAAAAAGTTCCTGAAATCCCTGTATCAGATCGGTCGATATTACATCCGAAGCGGTCGCCCCGTTTCGATTTTGGATCTCTTAGACCTCCTGCAGGAGAGCCTTCCTTCAGGGATCTTTACCTTGAAAAACTTTGATCTCTATCTCTCGAATTTCTTCTCCCAAGAGGGGTACACCAATGATTTCCGGAAATTGAAGAAAGAGCTTTATATTCCCGCGGTCGACGTCGATCTGGGCCGATATGATGTGTTCGGAGAAGGAGAGTTTGCCGGCATTCCGATTTCTCAGGCCGTCATCGCCTCCGCCGCCATGCCGATCCTTTTTCAGCCGGTCCATATTAACGGAAAAGATTATATCGACGGCGGGGTTGGAAGGGTTGCCTATATGGACATCGCGATGAACCACGGCGCCGAGATGATGTGGGTGATCAATCCGATTCAATACATCGTCAACGATCGAAACCATGTCCGCCTCCCCTCGCTCTCGGCCGATGGTCAGAGCGTCGGAATCAAGGACAAAGGGCTTTCCTATATTTATGATCAGGCGATGCGGGTCAACACTTCGACCCGGATGTACCTGGCGATGAAACGCTACATCTTCGAACATCCGACCAAGCAATTTATTCTGACCCAACCGAAGCCGTCGGAGGCGTTTATGTTCGCGCACCATGCGATCAGCTACAACAGCCGCGTTCAGGTCCTCCGATACGGGTACCACTCCACCATGCAGACTTTAAAAGAAGAATTCGTTTACTATAAAGACTGCTTGAATCGGAATCAGATCGAGGCGACGCTCGATAAATTTAAGGAACCGTGA
- a CDS encoding electron transfer flavoprotein subunit alpha/FixB family protein, with the protein MMPGILVFAEQREGKVKRVGLEALAAAKRLITQAGGEVGAVLIGDQVASEAKALAAGGADKVYLAEAPELRLYSSEGYASIVADVAKRSDATLLLMGATAMGKDLGPKLAAKLKGPFIGDCIALEVGAGGIASATRPIYGGKLLSKVVSRQASFQVATLRPNVFPANAPDGSRQPVIERVAPSIDLAQLTAKVKELLASAGSKIELTEAQIIVSGGRGLKAPENFKLVEALAEALGAAVGASRAAVDAGWKPHAYQVGLTGKTVSPLLYIACGISGAIQHQAGMSSSKYIVAINKDPNAPIFKLANYGIVGDVFEILPLLTEAVQKAKAEG; encoded by the coding sequence ATTATGCCAGGCATTTTGGTCTTTGCGGAGCAAAGAGAAGGAAAGGTCAAACGGGTCGGCTTGGAAGCGCTCGCCGCCGCCAAGCGGCTCATCACCCAGGCGGGCGGGGAGGTCGGTGCCGTTTTAATCGGCGATCAAGTCGCCTCCGAGGCAAAAGCCCTCGCCGCCGGCGGCGCCGACAAAGTCTACCTGGCGGAAGCGCCCGAGCTGCGGCTCTACTCCTCAGAGGGATATGCTTCCATTGTCGCCGATGTTGCAAAACGGAGCGACGCCACCCTCCTCTTGATGGGGGCAACGGCAATGGGAAAAGACCTCGGCCCCAAGCTGGCGGCCAAACTAAAGGGCCCGTTCATCGGAGATTGTATTGCCCTGGAGGTCGGCGCCGGAGGGATCGCTTCTGCAACCCGGCCGATCTATGGCGGGAAACTTCTCTCAAAGGTCGTCAGCCGGCAAGCCTCCTTTCAGGTGGCGACCCTCCGACCGAATGTCTTCCCCGCAAACGCACCCGATGGATCCCGCCAGCCGGTGATCGAGCGGGTGGCCCCATCGATCGACCTCGCACAGTTAACGGCCAAGGTGAAGGAGCTTCTGGCCTCGGCCGGATCAAAAATAGAATTGACCGAAGCCCAAATCATCGTGTCGGGAGGACGGGGATTGAAAGCGCCGGAAAACTTCAAGCTGGTGGAAGCGCTCGCGGAAGCGCTCGGCGCGGCGGTCGGCGCCTCTCGCGCCGCCGTCGATGCCGGATGGAAACCGCATGCCTATCAGGTCGGTTTGACCGGGAAGACCGTCTCTCCCTTGCTCTACATTGCCTGCGGCATCTCCGGGGCCATTCAGCATCAAGCGGGAATGTCCTCTTCCAAATATATTGTTGCAATCAACAAAGACCCGAATGCGCCGATCTTCAAACTTGCCAATTACGGTATTGTCGGCGATGTCTTCGAAATTCTTCCGCTTCTGACCGAGGCGGTCCAGAAAGCCAAGGCGGAGGGATAA
- a CDS encoding HU family DNA-binding protein, with protein sequence MAKAMTKSQIADQLSKKTGLAKKVAVQFLDELASLAYREAKNSFTLPGLGKLVLVNRKARMGRNPQTGEAIKIPAKRVVKFRVAKAAKDSILGKK encoded by the coding sequence ATGGCAAAAGCCATGACCAAGTCTCAGATCGCCGACCAGCTCTCGAAGAAAACCGGTCTTGCCAAAAAAGTGGCGGTTCAATTTCTGGATGAACTCGCATCGCTTGCATATCGGGAGGCAAAAAACAGCTTTACCCTCCCCGGCCTCGGGAAGCTTGTTCTTGTGAATCGCAAGGCGAGGATGGGACGCAACCCCCAGACAGGCGAGGCGATTAAGATACCGGCGAAGCGTGTGGTGAAGTTCCGCGTTGCAAAGGCGGCAAAGGACTCCATCCTGGGGAAGAAATAG
- a CDS encoding VOC family protein: protein MSGKREPLPVRGLRHLALRVSNMETSRRFYQETLGMEVVWAPDRENIYLSFGADNLALHQTPPEGMFAPEAEQRLDHFGLIAENEAAVDTAFQRMEAAGVPIIKPLKRHRDGSYSFYMADPDGNVIQVLYEPHISRLF, encoded by the coding sequence ATGTCCGGAAAGAGAGAACCCCTTCCGGTGCGAGGGCTCCGGCACCTGGCGCTGCGGGTGAGCAACATGGAGACGTCGCGCCGGTTTTATCAAGAGACCCTCGGCATGGAGGTTGTCTGGGCGCCTGATCGGGAGAATATTTATCTGAGCTTCGGCGCAGACAACCTCGCGCTGCATCAGACGCCGCCGGAAGGGATGTTTGCACCGGAGGCCGAACAGCGTCTCGATCATTTTGGATTGATCGCCGAGAATGAGGCGGCGGTCGATACGGCGTTTCAGCGGATGGAAGCGGCGGGCGTTCCGATCATCAAGCCGCTCAAGCGACATCGGGACGGAAGTTATTCATTCTACATGGCCGATCCGGACGGAAATGTGATTCAAGTCCTCTATGAGCCGCATATCAGCCGGCTTTTTTAA
- a CDS encoding Rieske 2Fe-2S domain-containing protein has product MSEEFVKVATLDEIPTERGKVIQVEGKEIALFRLDGKVYAIDNLCLHEGGPLGHGPVKDGIVTCPWHLWRFDVRTGAMVEAPSMRVDCFAVKLEGDEVYLDVSSLTSPLRRNQTILRRLAAGETAEALANEYSMIPEEIERIARQSRIGERLIWLGELFMRQGAIYSQDLLRIPYRDLEGISYGAQEKLDELIELL; this is encoded by the coding sequence ATGTCCGAAGAGTTCGTCAAAGTGGCGACGCTTGATGAGATCCCGACGGAGCGAGGGAAGGTGATCCAAGTGGAGGGAAAGGAGATCGCCCTCTTTCGATTGGATGGGAAGGTTTATGCGATCGACAACCTCTGCCTCCATGAAGGCGGACCGCTCGGGCATGGGCCGGTGAAAGACGGCATCGTCACCTGTCCGTGGCATCTCTGGCGGTTTGACGTCCGGACCGGCGCGATGGTCGAAGCCCCTTCGATGAGGGTGGACTGCTTCGCGGTGAAGCTCGAAGGGGATGAGGTCTATCTCGACGTCTCTTCGCTGACCTCTCCCCTTCGGCGAAACCAAACGATCCTTCGTCGACTCGCTGCCGGTGAAACGGCGGAAGCGTTGGCCAACGAGTATTCGATGATTCCGGAAGAAATTGAACGGATCGCACGGCAGAGCCGGATCGGCGAGCGGCTGATCTGGCTGGGCGAGCTCTTTATGCGCCAAGGGGCGATTTACAGCCAAGACCTGCTTCGGATTCCATACCGTGATCTCGAAGGAATTTCATATGGAGCGCAGGAGAAGCTCGACGAATTGATTGAGCTGCTTTGA
- a CDS encoding AMP-binding protein, which yields MSEIIWSPSKAMIRQSNVWRLMQRHHLADPEALRRWSIEDIGRFWGAVSDDLNMVWSRPYRQVYDSSDGFPWSRWFIDGRTNLVTNCIDRHLPARADEIALVWEGENGEVRRWSYDRLQREVSRLADALRREGIGLGDTVGIYMPMSLEMVAVLYAAFKIGAICIPIFSGFAATPLAARLAHAEAKILFIADGTLRRGKTVEIKRAADAASPQIPTLRRRVVLRRLGNRIDWDPTRDCWYDDFVANRSERLPTEPLEAESPALILYTSGTTGAPKGTVHTHGGSLVQIGKELAYHFDVKPDDRFFWLTDIGWMMGPWMIIGVHLQGGCVFLFEGAPDYPTADRLWEMVDRHRLTHLGLSPTAIRLLIRTGDAPVARHDLSSLRMLGSTGEPWDPESYRWFFEKVGRGGLPIMNISGGTEIIGCFLAPLPIESLKVCTLGHPALGMDVDVFDDAGHPVRGKTGHLVCKQPAPSMTRGFWKDKERYLATYWSRWPNVWFHGDWARVDEEGYWFLQGRSDDTMKVAGRRVGPAEIESVLIGHPSVSEAAAIGLPDSVKGEAIVCLVVVKPGHSVDEAALADRIVEKMGKTLRPRSIRFVSDLPKTRSAKIVRRVIRAKLLGAPLGDLTSVENPAAIDEIPSLSQEKKGEPPADESVPP from the coding sequence ATGAGCGAAATCATTTGGTCCCCCTCGAAGGCAATGATCCGCCAGTCGAACGTCTGGCGGCTGATGCAGCGCCATCATCTCGCCGATCCGGAGGCGCTACGCCGCTGGTCGATTGAAGACATCGGCCGCTTTTGGGGCGCGGTCTCGGACGATTTGAACATGGTCTGGTCCCGCCCCTATCGTCAGGTCTATGATTCTTCCGACGGCTTCCCTTGGAGCCGATGGTTTATCGACGGCCGGACAAACCTGGTGACGAACTGTATCGATCGACATCTCCCCGCCCGCGCCGACGAAATCGCGCTGGTTTGGGAGGGAGAGAACGGCGAGGTCCGACGTTGGAGCTATGACCGACTGCAACGGGAGGTCTCCCGCTTGGCCGATGCGCTCCGTCGGGAGGGGATCGGATTAGGCGACACGGTCGGGATCTACATGCCGATGTCGCTCGAGATGGTGGCGGTCCTTTATGCCGCGTTTAAAATCGGAGCGATCTGCATCCCGATCTTCTCCGGGTTTGCCGCCACCCCGCTGGCGGCCCGCTTGGCCCACGCCGAGGCGAAAATTCTTTTTATCGCCGATGGAACATTGCGCCGGGGAAAGACGGTCGAGATCAAGCGCGCGGCCGATGCGGCCTCTCCTCAGATCCCAACCCTCCGCCGGCGGGTCGTGCTGCGGCGTCTGGGAAACCGGATCGACTGGGACCCCACGCGCGATTGCTGGTATGACGACTTCGTGGCGAACCGGTCGGAGAGGCTGCCGACGGAGCCGCTCGAGGCCGAATCGCCCGCGCTGATTCTCTACACTTCCGGCACGACCGGCGCCCCCAAGGGAACCGTCCACACCCACGGCGGCTCTCTGGTGCAGATCGGAAAAGAGCTCGCCTATCACTTTGACGTCAAGCCGGACGATCGTTTTTTCTGGCTGACCGATATCGGCTGGATGATGGGTCCCTGGATGATCATCGGCGTTCACCTGCAGGGGGGATGCGTCTTCCTTTTTGAAGGGGCGCCGGATTACCCGACGGCCGATCGCCTTTGGGAGATGGTTGATCGCCATCGGCTGACGCATCTCGGCCTCTCCCCGACCGCGATTCGTCTTCTGATCCGCACCGGGGATGCGCCGGTGGCCCGGCACGACCTCTCCTCTCTTCGGATGCTCGGATCGACCGGTGAGCCGTGGGATCCGGAGAGCTATCGCTGGTTTTTCGAAAAGGTCGGCCGAGGGGGGCTTCCGATCATGAACATCTCCGGCGGGACCGAGATCATCGGCTGCTTCCTCGCTCCGCTGCCGATCGAGTCGCTCAAAGTGTGCACGCTCGGCCACCCGGCGTTGGGAATGGATGTCGATGTGTTCGACGACGCCGGTCATCCAGTCCGCGGGAAGACGGGGCATCTGGTCTGCAAGCAGCCGGCGCCGTCGATGACGCGGGGGTTTTGGAAAGACAAAGAGCGATATCTTGCGACCTATTGGTCGCGGTGGCCGAACGTCTGGTTTCACGGCGACTGGGCGCGCGTCGATGAGGAGGGGTATTGGTTTCTTCAGGGTCGCTCGGACGACACGATGAAGGTCGCCGGCCGGCGTGTCGGTCCGGCCGAGATCGAATCGGTCCTAATCGGCCATCCTTCCGTCTCCGAAGCGGCGGCGATCGGCCTCCCCGATTCGGTCAAGGGAGAGGCGATCGTCTGCCTCGTGGTGGTGAAACCGGGCCATTCGGTTGATGAGGCGGCGCTCGCGGATCGGATCGTCGAGAAGATGGGGAAGACGCTCCGTCCCCGATCGATCCGGTTTGTCTCCGATCTCCCCAAGACCCGGTCAGCCAAGATCGTCCGAAGGGTAATTCGGGCGAAGCTCCTCGGCGCGCCGCTGGGGGATTTGACCTCCGTTGAAAATCCCGCCGCAATCGATGAGATTCCCTCTCTCTCCCAGGAAAAAAAGGGAGAGCCTCCCGCCGATGAATCGGTCCCACCCTGA
- a CDS encoding SDR family oxidoreductase encodes MLSNGNQVQEGAIGSVLLIGCGYVGIALARGWIEKGLTVYGTTRRAEKLPFLREEGIRPLLVDLLKPPFVLPRTDWTYFMVAGSHDETLPRAMANVLAAFRESVPTRFIYTSSTGVYGDYGGAWVDESSPRQAAHPSGIRLIETEDLLFSAIEERQFPAILTRLSGIYGPDRLPGRDRLLNKSVLRGDPNGYLNLIHLEDLIPHLMAAPLFGKIGDCYLLTDDQPVLRKEYYEALASRLGISDFEPTWAALDSAATSRRCRNQKMKAQFKLDLAYPSYREGLAALLPGEPEPTR; translated from the coding sequence TTGCTTTCAAACGGGAATCAGGTTCAGGAGGGGGCGATCGGATCGGTTCTGCTGATTGGTTGTGGCTATGTCGGAATCGCGCTGGCCCGGGGGTGGATTGAGAAAGGGCTGACCGTCTACGGCACGACCCGTCGCGCCGAAAAACTTCCTTTCCTGAGAGAAGAAGGAATCCGACCGCTCCTGGTCGATCTGCTGAAACCACCCTTTGTGCTGCCCCGAACCGACTGGACTTACTTCATGGTCGCCGGGTCGCACGATGAAACCTTGCCGCGCGCCATGGCAAATGTCCTCGCCGCTTTTCGTGAGTCCGTTCCAACCCGGTTTATCTACACCAGCAGCACCGGGGTTTATGGCGATTACGGCGGCGCCTGGGTCGACGAATCTTCTCCGCGGCAGGCGGCACATCCCTCCGGAATCCGTCTGATCGAAACCGAAGATCTCCTCTTTTCGGCCATTGAAGAGCGGCAGTTCCCGGCGATCCTGACCCGCCTCTCCGGGATCTACGGTCCGGACCGGCTCCCGGGGCGCGATCGCCTCCTGAACAAAAGTGTCCTCCGGGGAGATCCCAACGGCTATTTGAATTTGATCCACCTCGAAGACCTGATTCCCCACCTGATGGCGGCCCCTCTCTTCGGAAAAATCGGCGACTGTTATCTTCTTACCGACGATCAGCCGGTCCTTCGAAAAGAGTATTACGAGGCCCTTGCCTCGCGGCTGGGGATCTCCGACTTTGAACCGACCTGGGCGGCGCTGGACAGCGCCGCCACAAGCCGCCGTTGCCGGAACCAGAAGATGAAAGCGCAATTCAAACTCGATCTCGCCTACCCCTCCTATCGCGAAGGGCTCGCCGCGCTCCTTCCCGGCGAACCAGAGCCGACCCGCTAG
- a CDS encoding YIP1 family protein, which produces MGQFLDRIIRAARLDVNLYEEVEADEKAMGQALSVVVLSSLAAGIGSLGEGGMARLLTGTVAALVGWYVWAFLTYMIGTKILPEPQTKSSHGELLRTIGFASAPGMIRILGFFPPVTGLIFLGASIWMLIAMIVAVRQALDYQSTLRAVGVCVIGWLIQILILIVVLAFGGGVAGSP; this is translated from the coding sequence ATGGGACAATTTCTGGATCGGATCATTCGGGCGGCGCGACTCGACGTCAATCTTTACGAAGAAGTCGAGGCCGATGAAAAGGCGATGGGGCAGGCGTTGTCGGTGGTCGTTCTCTCCAGCCTGGCGGCCGGAATCGGAAGCCTCGGCGAAGGGGGGATGGCCCGGCTGCTGACGGGAACGGTTGCGGCGCTCGTCGGCTGGTATGTTTGGGCCTTTCTGACCTATATGATCGGGACGAAAATTCTTCCGGAGCCGCAGACGAAATCGAGCCACGGGGAGCTGCTCCGGACGATCGGCTTCGCCAGCGCGCCGGGAATGATCCGGATCTTGGGCTTTTTCCCCCCTGTGACCGGTCTCATTTTTCTGGGCGCCTCGATCTGGATGCTCATCGCCATGATCGTGGCGGTACGGCAGGCGCTCGATTATCAGAGCACCCTGCGCGCGGTCGGCGTTTGCGTCATCGGCTGGCTGATCCAAATATTAATTTTGATTGTCGTCCTCGCTTTTGGCGGGGGTGTTGCCGGGTCGCCCTAG
- a CDS encoding response regulator transcription factor — protein sequence MRILVVEDDPKIASFIEKGLREAGFAVDPAADGEEGLQLGASAPYDAAIVDVMLPKRDGLSLIEALRKEKITTPILVLSAKRSVDDRIKGLQIGGDDYLIKPFAFSELLARVQALIRRASGAAEPTRLSVGDLTFDLLTRDVTRGGRKIALQAKELSLLEYLMRNPGRIVSKTMILEHVWNYSFDPQTNVVDVLVHRLRSKIDRDFPAKMLHTLRGVGYVLKSP from the coding sequence ATGCGCATCCTGGTGGTGGAAGATGATCCGAAGATCGCTTCATTTATCGAGAAGGGGCTTCGCGAGGCCGGCTTCGCCGTCGACCCTGCGGCCGACGGGGAGGAGGGGCTTCAGCTCGGAGCGAGCGCGCCGTATGATGCGGCGATCGTCGACGTCATGCTTCCGAAACGAGACGGCCTCTCGTTGATCGAAGCGCTTCGGAAAGAGAAGATCACGACGCCGATTTTGGTGCTCAGCGCCAAGCGCTCGGTCGATGACCGGATCAAGGGGCTCCAGATCGGCGGGGATGACTACCTCATCAAACCGTTTGCCTTCTCGGAGCTGTTGGCGCGGGTCCAGGCGCTGATCCGCCGTGCGAGCGGCGCCGCCGAGCCGACCCGTCTCAGCGTGGGCGATCTCACGTTCGACCTCCTCACGCGCGACGTTACGCGGGGCGGCCGGAAGATCGCGCTTCAGGCGAAGGAGCTCTCCCTCCTTGAATATCTCATGCGGAATCCCGGTCGGATCGTCTCAAAAACGATGATCTTAGAACATGTCTGGAACTACAGCTTCGATCCTCAAACGAACGTCGTCGATGTACTGGTCCACCGCCTCCGGAGCAAGATCGACCGTGATTTTCCAGCCAAGATGCTCCACACCCTCCGAGGGGTCGGCTATGTCCTTAAGTCGCCTTAA
- a CDS encoding HAMP domain-containing protein, with protein sequence MSLSRLNRFRKKIGVRLSFWYAILFTLSALILFGLAYLLVSKSIKQRDHDEIRLTLQTLAKEYHSGEVESLEEGAGLEEAARQMGPLFIRIAGPDRKTLFLNHPREWARFDLSSLETGSAAPQGEWILLREKDDHHRLEIASVQLPDGVVLQVGKNTKEREELLERFRRIFLAVAFPIVALGAVGGSLFALRALRPIRDIIATVQSIEEGRMEGRVPVTSTGDELDELGRLFNQMLGKIEALINGMKGSLDNVAHDLRTPMTRLRAVAEMALRNDLDREAYREALIACLEESEQILMMLNTLMDISEAETGTMPLQRAPVNLASLMEDAVDLYRPVAEEKGIVIEMKSPSTLISIVDPTRMRQVLANLIDNAVKYTARGGRVDLEATQEGEEIVIQVKDTGIGIPPEEIDRIWDRLYRGDRSRSERGLGLGLSLVKAIVTAHEGKITASSGPGAGSRFTLSLPAAPRSAALFPPSSIT encoded by the coding sequence ATGTCCTTAAGTCGCCTTAATCGTTTTCGAAAAAAAATCGGAGTCCGCCTCTCATTTTGGTATGCGATCCTCTTCACCCTCAGCGCCTTAATTCTCTTCGGCCTCGCTTACTTATTGGTCTCAAAGTCGATCAAACAGAGAGATCACGATGAAATCCGACTGACGCTTCAGACGCTTGCGAAGGAATACCACTCCGGCGAGGTGGAATCGCTGGAAGAAGGGGCCGGGCTTGAAGAGGCGGCTCGGCAAATGGGACCGCTCTTCATCCGGATCGCCGGGCCCGACCGCAAAACGCTCTTTCTGAATCATCCCCGCGAGTGGGCCCGCTTCGACCTCTCGTCGCTCGAAACCGGCTCGGCGGCCCCACAGGGGGAGTGGATCCTCCTTCGGGAAAAGGACGACCATCACCGATTGGAGATCGCGTCGGTTCAGCTGCCCGACGGGGTCGTCCTCCAGGTTGGGAAAAATACCAAGGAGCGGGAGGAACTCCTGGAGCGATTCCGGAGGATCTTTCTTGCGGTCGCTTTCCCGATTGTTGCGCTCGGCGCCGTCGGCGGGAGCCTCTTTGCCCTCCGCGCGCTCCGGCCGATCCGCGATATCATCGCCACCGTTCAATCGATTGAAGAAGGACGGATGGAGGGGCGCGTCCCGGTCACCTCGACCGGCGACGAGCTCGACGAATTGGGCCGACTCTTTAATCAGATGCTCGGTAAAATCGAGGCGTTGATCAATGGAATGAAGGGGTCGCTCGATAATGTCGCCCACGATCTCCGAACGCCGATGACCCGATTGCGCGCCGTCGCCGAGATGGCGCTTCGCAATGATCTCGATCGAGAAGCCTACCGGGAGGCGTTGATCGCCTGCCTGGAAGAATCGGAGCAGATCCTCATGATGCTCAACACCTTGATGGACATCTCCGAGGCCGAGACCGGAACGATGCCGCTTCAACGGGCGCCGGTAAATCTCGCTTCTTTAATGGAAGATGCGGTGGATCTCTATCGTCCCGTTGCGGAGGAGAAGGGGATCGTCATCGAAATGAAATCGCCTTCAACATTAATCTCGATCGTCGATCCGACCCGGATGCGGCAGGTCCTCGCCAATTTGATCGACAACGCCGTCAAATATACCGCTCGCGGTGGACGGGTTGATTTGGAAGCAACACAGGAAGGAGAAGAGATCGTCATCCAGGTAAAAGACACCGGCATCGGCATCCCGCCGGAAGAGATCGACCGGATCTGGGACCGCCTCTATCGCGGGGATCGAAGCCGCTCCGAGCGGGGGCTCGGCCTCGGACTCAGTCTGGTGAAAGCGATCGTCACAGCGCATGAAGGAAAGATCACCGCTTCAAGCGGCCCCGGCGCCGGCTCACGATTCACCCTCTCCCTGCCGGCCGCACCCCGCTCCGCTGCTTTATTCCCCCCTTCTTCCATTACATAA
- a CDS encoding PepSY domain-containing protein, whose amino-acid sequence MKYLLSVLTVLLVGGLAVGAFARAEPQTKEKNKKEITTAKEKGEDEGKESAESGEAIPSGAAKVTLQEAIQTALGRVPGSVQEAQLEEDDGPLHYEVAIVGPDHARTEVRVDAQSGQILKVGKGEIEEEHEEENEG is encoded by the coding sequence ATGAAATATCTTTTGTCAGTTCTAACCGTTCTGCTGGTCGGCGGATTGGCGGTGGGGGCATTCGCCCGTGCCGAGCCGCAGACCAAAGAAAAAAATAAAAAAGAAATCACTACAGCCAAAGAAAAAGGAGAAGACGAGGGGAAAGAATCGGCCGAATCGGGTGAAGCAATTCCGTCCGGAGCGGCCAAGGTCACCCTTCAAGAGGCGATTCAAACGGCGCTCGGCCGGGTTCCCGGATCAGTCCAAGAAGCGCAGCTCGAAGAAGACGACGGCCCGCTCCACTATGAGGTCGCCATCGTCGGGCCCGATCACGCTCGGACTGAAGTGAGGGTCGATGCGCAATCGGGCCAGATTCTCAAGGTCGGAAAAGGAGAGATCGAAGAGGAGCACGAGGAAGAGAACGAAGGTTAA